From Enterococcus wangshanyuanii, the proteins below share one genomic window:
- a CDS encoding C39 family peptidase, whose amino-acid sequence MKKNLFLWLIGIVVVFTFGTVSASSEEVVNESQTAIEEEITETTTSEQTTQSSEATKETIELVTTSSENITASEPEPEAEKAAAPITLNYSIYNEQAGWQAIQSNGAIAEFPNSRIEAFKLTIEGAAAELGTVQYRAHVADVGWQNFADADSISGVSGKRMEAVQIQLTGTLKTTYDIYYRLQVQNFGWLDWAANGQNAGTTGFSYEIKGIQIQLVEKGQTPPGTTTRPFVQYKKPNIKYQSHIQDIGWQSVKTNGQLSGTTGQSKRMEAMKIVTDNLPVAGGIEYRSHVQDIGWQGYVANNAMTGTMKQSKRMEALSIRLTGEMSQHFDVYYRVHAKNFGWLDWASGGQNAGTANFSYQLESIEIQLVKKGSAAPGAVKRPFVQYKQPTVSYQSHVQDKGWQAPSTNGQTNGSIGQSKRVEAIKVNVSNAPVSGNIEYRTHVQDIGWQTYVANDQLSGTTGRSKRVEAYDVRLTGELAKHFDVYYRGHIENIGNSGWSKNSGIVGSSGFSLRLEAIKIKLVRKNQKAPTLSKSFWENKAAELNVPFINQYASNAPMGCEAASLLQALKTLGYAKTYTLSAFLNEMPISYNNDPNNGFAGNPYIIMTNGVYQSIFAQPLANWGKKYGNVQNISGSSASDLKLQLTLGHPIVVYVTYNFESPTYGYYFWGKGVDNAHIMTLAGYNSKTKKYLVSDPAKGKYWVDYAVFEKAYNLTKGAVVVR is encoded by the coding sequence ATGAAGAAGAATCTATTTTTGTGGTTAATTGGGATTGTTGTCGTTTTTACATTTGGCACAGTCAGTGCTTCATCTGAAGAGGTAGTCAATGAATCTCAAACTGCCATTGAAGAAGAGATCACTGAAACAACAACGAGTGAACAGACAACACAAAGTTCAGAAGCGACTAAAGAAACAATAGAGTTAGTAACCACCAGCTCTGAAAATATCACCGCGTCCGAACCAGAACCTGAAGCAGAAAAAGCAGCGGCGCCAATCACGCTCAATTACTCTATTTACAATGAGCAAGCAGGCTGGCAAGCGATACAAAGCAACGGAGCGATCGCCGAATTCCCAAATAGCAGAATTGAAGCTTTTAAACTAACTATCGAAGGTGCTGCTGCAGAACTAGGTACTGTCCAATACCGTGCTCATGTAGCCGATGTTGGCTGGCAAAATTTTGCTGATGCCGATAGCATTAGCGGTGTCTCTGGCAAACGGATGGAAGCTGTCCAAATTCAATTAACCGGAACGCTTAAAACAACTTATGACATTTACTATAGACTACAGGTTCAAAATTTTGGCTGGCTGGATTGGGCAGCTAATGGTCAAAATGCTGGTACAACTGGTTTTTCTTATGAGATCAAAGGAATCCAGATTCAACTAGTAGAAAAAGGTCAAACGCCTCCTGGTACAACTACGCGCCCCTTTGTTCAATACAAAAAGCCGAATATAAAGTACCAAAGTCATATTCAAGATATCGGCTGGCAAAGTGTCAAAACGAATGGTCAATTGAGCGGAACAACCGGTCAATCGAAGCGCATGGAAGCGATGAAGATCGTAACAGACAATCTTCCTGTTGCAGGCGGGATCGAATACCGCAGTCATGTTCAGGACATTGGCTGGCAAGGGTATGTTGCCAATAACGCAATGACTGGCACGATGAAGCAGTCAAAACGCATGGAAGCCTTGAGTATTCGTTTGACTGGAGAAATGTCTCAGCACTTCGACGTTTATTACCGAGTTCATGCAAAGAATTTTGGTTGGCTGGATTGGGCCAGTGGCGGACAAAATGCTGGTACAGCAAACTTCAGCTATCAATTAGAATCCATTGAAATCCAATTGGTCAAAAAAGGATCAGCTGCACCTGGCGCAGTAAAACGTCCCTTTGTTCAATACAAACAGCCTACGGTTTCTTATCAAAGTCACGTCCAAGATAAAGGCTGGCAAGCGCCAAGTACGAATGGCCAAACAAACGGCTCTATCGGTCAAAGCAAGCGTGTAGAAGCAATCAAAGTAAACGTCAGCAATGCCCCGGTATCTGGCAATATCGAATATAGGACCCATGTTCAAGACATTGGCTGGCAAACATATGTAGCAAACGATCAGTTGAGCGGAACCACAGGTCGATCGAAGCGTGTAGAAGCTTATGATGTCCGTTTGACTGGAGAATTAGCCAAACATTTTGATGTGTATTATCGAGGGCATATTGAGAATATAGGAAATTCCGGATGGAGTAAAAACAGCGGGATCGTCGGTAGTTCAGGGTTTAGTTTACGTTTAGAGGCTATCAAAATCAAGCTCGTGCGAAAAAATCAAAAAGCTCCAACCCTTTCTAAAAGCTTTTGGGAAAATAAAGCAGCAGAATTGAATGTACCGTTTATCAACCAATACGCTTCAAATGCCCCCATGGGGTGTGAAGCCGCCTCTTTATTACAAGCTCTCAAAACATTAGGCTATGCTAAAACCTATACCTTATCAGCATTTCTTAACGAAATGCCGATCTCATACAATAATGACCCCAATAACGGATTTGCTGGAAATCCGTATATAATTATGACAAATGGGGTTTACCAATCGATTTTTGCACAACCATTAGCAAATTGGGGCAAAAAATATGGTAACGTACAAAATATTTCAGGCAGCTCCGCTTCTGATTTGAAATTGCAGCTAACCTTAGGACATCCGATCGTTGTGTATGTCACTTATAATTTTGAATCACCAACTTACGGTTACTATTTTTGGGGCAAAGGAGTAGATAACGCCCATATCATGACCTTAGCAGGCTATAACAGCAAAACCAAGAAATATTTAGTTTCAGATCCAGCTAAAGGAAAATATTGGGTCGACTATGCTGTTTTTGAGAAAGCGTATAACCTTACTAAAGGAGCCGTCGTTGTTCGATAA